Below is a window of Rhizobium jaguaris DNA.
TGTCGCTGAAGTCCTTGCGAATGATGTCGATCTGCTTGCCGGCCGCCTTGCTGCCGGCTTCAATGGCCAGCACCGCCTTCTGGATCGCATCGACATCGCTGTCCTGCTTCTGCTTTATATTCCAGAGGGTGGTGGTCTGAGCGTGCATCTTGCCGGCCAGATCGCTGACGGCAGCGATTTTGGCGCGCTGATCGTTGCTGAGCAGGCCGCTCAAACGCTGGACGCCGGCGGCCTGTGCATCAATCTTGCGGGCCAGCGCGTCGCGCGTCTCTTCGGATGGCGACGTGGTGAACTCCTGCAGAGCAGCCTGCAAATTCTCGAAATCGCTGATGTTTTCGATCGTCGCCCGCGTGACGGTCATATGGCCGTTGAGGATATTGGCCGTGTGATAGCCTACCAGGCCGACACCAGCGATCAGCACCACCAGCGGCACGACGAAGATGAGAACCTTGGTCACTATCCGGCGACTTTGCAGAAGACGATCAATGAAGAACATGCCACGCCCCAATCAAATTGGTATCCGGCGAAGGCGGGACAGTCATTCCTGCTGCGCTGCGGTATATGCTTCTGCCTCATGCAAAACTGCAGGCGAGCGTCGGGAAATAAGATTGAATAAGGATTAATCGCAGACACAAAAGGTTGTACCACCTTCGAAAAATCAGCAATCCGCTCGCGATTTTGCGATTTCAGCGCGAGTATTCCCGCAGTCAGCTCACAAATTCGTTGCAAGGCACAATCGAATTTGACCGCCGTTGCACCGCCAATGATTCCAATTTGCGGAAAAGCGCAGTAAGTCGAGCTGATATTTCTAAGGAATCGCTTTATGCCGCGGACGAAGAATACGCAAGGCGCACTCTACATGGCCGCAGCAATGGCCGGTTTTTCCTGCAGCGATGCACTGTCCAAGTCGGTCATCGCCGTGATGAATGCCGGCGAGATCATATTTCTCCGCGGACTCCTTACCAGCATCTTCGTCTATCTGCTTGCCCGAAATATGGACGCCCTGCGCTCCTGGAAAGTCATCCTGCAGCCGATGATCGCGCTGCGCGTCGTCTGCGAGGCGATCGCGGCGGCAACCTACATCACCGCGCTCGGCATGATGCCGATCGCCAACGCCTCCGCCATCCTGCAGGCATTACCGCTCGCCGTCACTCTCGGCGCGGCCTTGTTCCTGAAAGAGCCGGTCGGCTGGCGACGCTGGACGGCGATCGTCGTCGGTTTTGTCGGGGTGCTCATCATCATCCGCCCCGGCCCCGATGGCTTCACGACGGCTGCCCTACTCGTGGTCGCCAGCATGTTCGCCACCGCCGCCCGGGATCTGGCGACGCGCTGCGTCAGCAAGGATGTGCCGTCGCTTATGGTGACGGTATGCACCGCGATCTCCATCTCCATTTTCGGCGCCCTGTCGATCGTTCCGCTCGGCGGCTGGTCGCCGGTCAGCCTTGCCTCTTTCTCGCACATCCTGCTCGCATCGATCCTGGTGCTGGTCGGCTATCAATCGGTGATCCAGGCGATGCGTACGGGCGAGATCTCCTTCGTCGCACCGTTTCGCTATCTAAGCCTCATCTGGTCAGCATTGCTCGGCCTGCTATTCTTCGGCGAGATGCCGGATGCCTGGACCATGATCGGCTCCGCCATTGTCATCGCCTCCGGTCTCTATACATTCTACCGCGAGAGCAAACGGCAAGCGGCCGAGCGCGTCGCCCAGGAATCAGAGCCGCGTGTGCCCGCCTAAGGTCGCCAGCATGCCCGGCTTCATCATCGATCCCGCCGACATCCCGCCCTATCTGCTCGCCGGGGGCCGTTCCAGCCGCATGGGCGCGAACAAAGCGTTTGCGCTGCTCGGCGGAGAAAGGCTCCTGACGCGCATTGCAGCTCGCATCGGACAACAGCAGAAAATACCGGTCGCGCTGAATGCGGATAGCGACTGGCCGGATACGGTAGGGCTGCGGCTAGTTCCCGACATCATCCCCGGCAAGCTCGGTCCGCTTGCAGGCGTGCTCACCGCCATACGCGATGCGACGGTGAAGCACCCGCATGCATCCCATATCGTCACCGTGCCGATCGACAGTCCGTTTTTTCCTTCCGATCTGGTCGGCCGACTGGCTCAAGCGATCGTAAGCCGAGACGAAATCGCCATTGCCGCATCGCTCAGCCGCGATCATCCGGTGTTCGGCCTCTGGCCTGTCTCCATCGCCGACGATCTCGAAATCTGGCTTCTCAAGGATGACAAGCGACGCGTCAGGGATTTTCTCGCACGCCATACTGTCCGTACGGTCGATTTTGCCACGATCCAAACGCTGATCGGCCCCCTTGATCCCTTCTTCAACATCAACACGCCAGACGACCTGATTGCCGCAGAGAGATGGCTCGCGGCGTTGGAGCAGACACCATGACGACGAAACGACCCAAAATCTTCGGCATCGCCGGCTGGAAGAATTCCGGCAAGACCGGGCTTACGGTGCGGCTCGTTACCGAATTCACCCGGCGCGGCTACAGGATTTCGACCATCAAGCATGCACATCATGACTTCGACATCGACAAGGTCGGCGCCGACAGTTTTCGCCACCGCGAAGCCGGAGCGCATGAAGTCACCATTGTCTCCAGCACGCGCTACGCCATCATGCACGAGCTGCGCGACGAGCCGGAACCGAGCTTCGAGGAAATCCTGGCACGGCTCACGCCTTGCGACCTCATCCTGATCGAAGGCTATAAGCGCGAACAGATCCCGAAGATCGAAGCCCGCCGCTTGGAGGCTGCCAACCGCGAGCCTTTGGCGCCGCAAGACCCGCACATCGTCGCCATCGCCGCCGACCATCCGGTAGAAGATGCCGGCGCGCTGCCCGTCTTCGATCTCGACGACACCCTCGCGATCGCCGATTTCATCGCTGCGACGGTTGGACTTGGCGTAGCGGCAAAATGACAAAGGCCGCCGGTTTCCCGACGGCCTTTCGTATTTACGACAAGCAGAGCTTACTGGGTCGAAGCGACCGGACGCACCAATGCCGTGACGCGGCGGATGGTAACGCGACGGTTCTCCTGCTCAGGCCCCTGCGTATTCACCTTGAGATACTGCTCGCCGTACCCCTGTGTCGCCAGGTTTTCCGGTGGAATGCCGTAAACATCGGTGAGCACGTTCGCGACGGATTCGGCACGCTGATCGGATAGAACCAGATTGCTTTGCGGAGTGCCGACGGCATCCGTATGGCCTTCGATCAGGAAGGTCTCAGTCGGGTCTTTCTTGATGATCTTATTCATGGCGTCGGCAACGCCGCGCAGCGTACTCGCCTGCGACATCGGGATTTCCGCACTGCCCGTCGCAAAAGTGATCGTATCGAGATCGATACGGCGCACTTTGTCGCGGATGCGGGCGGAGTAACGCACTTCGTTCAGTGAATAGACCCGCTCCACAGGTTCGACCGGCGGTTCACGCAGGAAGTCGTAGTAATTCGCCTCACGATCCGTGCCGGTGTCGATGATGTACTGGTTCACCGGAATGCGCAGGCGCATCGGCGGCAAGTCGTCGCCGGGATCGCGGAAATAGTCGTCACGGTCCGGCTGATCCTCCAATTCCGGCGAATAGAACAGCACATATTCGCGGCCGCGCGCATCGATGCGCGAGCGCTGAATAACGTCGCCATAACGGTTACGCACGGTGACGATGCGATCGCCATCCGGACGATCGATGGTTTCGCGGTAGCGGTCGCGCGGAAGCTGCTCGTAGATCGGACGTTCGCCGTCGCGAACGAAGCGTTCGCTGTCGTCATGACGGACAACGTAGGTGTTGTCGATATTCAGGATGACACGGCCGCCTTGATTGCTGTTCGGCTGGACCGCAACGCCTTCCGGCGGCGCGAAATCCGGTCGGCGGTCGAGCCGACGGCCCTGCTCGCTGGTTATGGCTTCCATCCTCACGGGCTGTTGCTGCTGGCCGCTGACCGCGCGTTGCGCTTCGGCATCGGACGTCGGCGGCTTTGTATAAGCCGGCTGCTGTTGTACCTGAACGTTCTGTCCTTGCGCGGTCGGAGCTTGGCCAGTCTGGGCCTGGCCCCCTTGGCCGCCGGCAGCCTGCCCGCCCTGACGAAAGCCGCGCCGCGCTGCGTCCTTGTCGCTATCCAGCACGGCAGCGCCGTTCTGCACCGGCAGAATAACGGTCTCGTTGCTGGCAGCGGGATTTTCGGCGACTTTCTTTCGGCGCTCCAATTCCTGCGGCGAAACCTGCCCGCCGGCGGGAGCGGCTGTTTGGGCACCCTGCTGCACAGCCCCATTGGCGGGCGCCTGTGTCGCATTGCCCTGGGCAGGAGCGGCGGTTCCTACATTCGGCTGCTGTTGTTTGCCGATCTGCGGAGCCGCCTGGTTCTGCGGCTGAGCCTGAGGCTCGCTTTTCTGGACCGGCTGCTGCGCGGTATTGGCCGCGGGCTGCTGCCCGCCCTGCTGTTCATTCGGCAACAGCTTGGGTTTCTGCTGCTTGCCAGGCTCGGCCTGCTGGGTCGAAGGTTGTTGTTGAGCAGGCGCTGCCTGCTGCTCTGCGGGTTGCTGTGCCGGTGCTGCCGGTTGGCCCTGTGGCTGCTGGTGTTTCTTCAGCTCGGGCTGGGCTGGAGTCCCCGGCTGCGCCTGCTGGCTCTGAGACTGCTGTGCGGCCGGCGCTTGTTTCTGGGCGGGTACAGGCTGCTGTTCAGCCGGTTGCTGCGCCGGTACTGCTGGTTCGCTCTGCTGCTTCTGGTGTTTCTTCAGCTCGGGCTGGGCTGGAGCCTCCGGCTGAGCCTGTTGGGTCTGAGACTGTTGCACGGCTGGCGCCTGTTTCTGAGCAGGTGCAGTCTGCTGTTCCGCCGGTTGCTGCGCCGGTGCTGCCGGTTGGCTCTGCTGCTTCTGGTGTTTCTTCAGCTCGGGTTGGGCTGGGGCCTCCGGCTGAGCCTGCTGGCTCTGAGACTGTTGCGCGGCCGGCGCCTGTTTCTGGGCAGGTGCAGGCTGCTGTTCAGCCGGCTGCTGCGCCGGTGCCGCCGATTCGCTCGGCTGCCTCTGGTGTTTCTTTAGTTCGGGTTGACCCTGCGGCTGGGTTTCAGGCGCCACCTGCGGCTCGACGGCCTGCTGGGCCTCCTTCATCTTGCGCTGCGGCTCGCCTCCGCCCTGCTGCGCTGGTGCGGCCTCATGCTTCTGGCCCTGCGGCTCACCCTGTTCTGCACCACCTGGCTTCTTGCGCTTTTTCAGTTCCTCTTCGGACTGCCCATCCGGAGCCGCCTGCTCCTGCGCAACTTCGAAACTTGCATTGCCGTTGACGGCGACTGATTTGGCGGCATCACTGCTCAATGGTGCGACGGCCTGCTCGCGCAGCGCTGTGGCAGCGGCCGGCTCGAATGCCAGCGATAAGGACAGCAGTGGAAATGCTGCGCTGGCAAATAGTCTGGATCGCTTTCCCATAAATAGGGTCTCCTTTTCTTATCCTTATCCGCCAAATCACGGATATCAGCCCTCGGAGCTGATGCCGCATGATCCCGGCCGATTTTCGTTGCCCTTAGGGCTGAATCGCGGCAAGCAGTGATATGTTCCGAAAGGATTAAACAGGCTGAATTAACCCTGCCTGAACGCGTCGGACGGTTGCCATTCAGGTTTGAGAATAATGCAAGCGCTTTGGCAAACCGCGTGCGGTGCAAAAACGTCTTTGCAATTCCAGTTGCAATTTACGGAAAAAAAGTACGATTATCGCAAGCAGGCGGGCTACTCGCCCGCTCCATTCTGGCCGACCGCCAATAAAGAAAAACAGCTGCCGGCCGCCAA
It encodes the following:
- a CDS encoding DMT family transporter, producing the protein MPRTKNTQGALYMAAAMAGFSCSDALSKSVIAVMNAGEIIFLRGLLTSIFVYLLARNMDALRSWKVILQPMIALRVVCEAIAAATYITALGMMPIANASAILQALPLAVTLGAALFLKEPVGWRRWTAIVVGFVGVLIIIRPGPDGFTTAALLVVASMFATAARDLATRCVSKDVPSLMVTVCTAISISIFGALSIVPLGGWSPVSLASFSHILLASILVLVGYQSVIQAMRTGEISFVAPFRYLSLIWSALLGLLFFGEMPDAWTMIGSAIVIASGLYTFYRESKRQAAERVAQESEPRVPA
- the mobA gene encoding molybdenum cofactor guanylyltransferase MobA, producing the protein MPGFIIDPADIPPYLLAGGRSSRMGANKAFALLGGERLLTRIAARIGQQQKIPVALNADSDWPDTVGLRLVPDIIPGKLGPLAGVLTAIRDATVKHPHASHIVTVPIDSPFFPSDLVGRLAQAIVSRDEIAIAASLSRDHPVFGLWPVSIADDLEIWLLKDDKRRVRDFLARHTVRTVDFATIQTLIGPLDPFFNINTPDDLIAAERWLAALEQTP
- the mobB gene encoding molybdopterin-guanine dinucleotide biosynthesis protein B, with the translated sequence MTTKRPKIFGIAGWKNSGKTGLTVRLVTEFTRRGYRISTIKHAHHDFDIDKVGADSFRHREAGAHEVTIVSSTRYAIMHELRDEPEPSFEEILARLTPCDLILIEGYKREQIPKIEARRLEAANREPLAPQDPHIVAIAADHPVEDAGALPVFDLDDTLAIADFIAATVGLGVAAK
- a CDS encoding OmpA family protein, which encodes MGKRSRLFASAAFPLLSLSLAFEPAAATALREQAVAPLSSDAAKSVAVNGNASFEVAQEQAAPDGQSEEELKKRKKPGGAEQGEPQGQKHEAAPAQQGGGEPQRKMKEAQQAVEPQVAPETQPQGQPELKKHQRQPSESAAPAQQPAEQQPAPAQKQAPAAQQSQSQQAQPEAPAQPELKKHQKQQSQPAAPAQQPAEQQTAPAQKQAPAVQQSQTQQAQPEAPAQPELKKHQKQQSEPAVPAQQPAEQQPVPAQKQAPAAQQSQSQQAQPGTPAQPELKKHQQPQGQPAAPAQQPAEQQAAPAQQQPSTQQAEPGKQQKPKLLPNEQQGGQQPAANTAQQPVQKSEPQAQPQNQAAPQIGKQQQPNVGTAAPAQGNATQAPANGAVQQGAQTAAPAGGQVSPQELERRKKVAENPAASNETVILPVQNGAAVLDSDKDAARRGFRQGGQAAGGQGGQAQTGQAPTAQGQNVQVQQQPAYTKPPTSDAEAQRAVSGQQQQPVRMEAITSEQGRRLDRRPDFAPPEGVAVQPNSNQGGRVILNIDNTYVVRHDDSERFVRDGERPIYEQLPRDRYRETIDRPDGDRIVTVRNRYGDVIQRSRIDARGREYVLFYSPELEDQPDRDDYFRDPGDDLPPMRLRIPVNQYIIDTGTDREANYYDFLREPPVEPVERVYSLNEVRYSARIRDKVRRIDLDTITFATGSAEIPMSQASTLRGVADAMNKIIKKDPTETFLIEGHTDAVGTPQSNLVLSDQRAESVANVLTDVYGIPPENLATQGYGEQYLKVNTQGPEQENRRVTIRRVTALVRPVASTQ